A genome region from Pleurocapsa minor HA4230-MV1 includes the following:
- the sbcD gene encoding exonuclease subunit SbcD produces the protein MVKILHLSDIHLGSGFSHGKINPETGINTRLEDFVNSLKICIDRAIAEPVDLVLFGGDAFPDATPPPYVHEAFASQFRRLADANIPAILLVGNHDQHSQGSGGASLSIYRTLVVPGFIVGDTIATHRLDTQNGAVQVITLPWLNRSTLLTRPETEGLALAEVNEMLIQKLQPVLEAEIRRLDPDLPTILLAHLMADRASLGAEKFLAVGKGFTIPMSMLIREEFDYVALGHVHKHQNLNPSNDPPVIYPGSIERVDFGEEKEDKGYIFLEVESGKAEWEFCTLPARPFITIEIDVSQAEDPLEQVLQAIAQQEIEQKVVRLIYKLRSQQLDLINTSALDRALQSAHSHSIRPELVSQLARPRLPELGVGNTLNPLEALTTYLNNQEDLKDIQKELLEAAENLLNETVAR, from the coding sequence ATGGTTAAAATTCTGCACCTATCGGACATTCATTTAGGAAGTGGATTTTCTCACGGTAAAATTAATCCTGAAACAGGTATCAATACTAGATTAGAAGACTTTGTTAATAGCCTCAAAATCTGTATTGATCGGGCGATCGCTGAACCTGTAGACTTAGTTTTGTTTGGTGGAGATGCTTTCCCTGATGCTACTCCTCCTCCCTATGTTCATGAGGCTTTTGCTAGCCAGTTTCGTCGTTTAGCCGATGCTAATATCCCAGCAATTCTATTGGTAGGTAATCACGATCAGCACTCTCAAGGAAGTGGTGGTGCTAGTTTATCGATTTACCGTACTTTAGTCGTGCCTGGCTTTATTGTGGGGGATACGATCGCAACTCATCGCCTGGATACTCAAAATGGTGCGGTGCAAGTAATTACCTTACCCTGGTTAAATCGTTCTACTCTTTTAACTCGCCCCGAAACTGAAGGATTAGCTTTAGCTGAAGTTAACGAGATGCTAATTCAAAAATTGCAGCCTGTACTAGAAGCAGAAATACGCCGTCTCGATCCCGATCTGCCCACAATTTTACTGGCTCATTTAATGGCAGATCGCGCTAGTTTAGGTGCAGAGAAGTTTCTTGCCGTAGGTAAAGGCTTTACAATTCCTATGTCAATGTTAATTCGTGAAGAATTTGACTATGTAGCTTTAGGTCATGTTCATAAGCATCAAAACCTCAACCCTAGTAACGATCCGCCTGTAATTTATCCAGGTAGTATTGAACGAGTAGATTTTGGGGAAGAAAAAGAAGATAAAGGCTATATTTTTTTAGAAGTTGAATCGGGAAAAGCTGAATGGGAATTTTGCACCTTGCCTGCACGTCCTTTTATCACGATTGAAATAGATGTATCTCAAGCAGAAGATCCTTTAGAGCAAGTATTACAGGCGATCGCCCAGCAAGAAATTGAGCAAAAAGTGGTGCGGTTAATATATAAATTGCGATCGCAGCAGTTAGATCTAATCAATACCTCTGCCCTAGATCGCGCTTTACAATCAGCCCACAGCCACAGCATCCGCCCCGAATTAGTTAGTCAATTAGCCCGCCCTCGTTTACCAGAGTTAGGAGTCGGCAATACTTTAAATCCCCTGGAGGCATTAACTACCTATCTTAATAACCAAGAAGATTTAAAAGATATTCAAAAAGAACTACTTGAAGCTGCGGAGAATTTACTGAATGAGACAGTTGCCCGATAA
- a CDS encoding TIGR04168 family protein, giving the protein MSQQTEMRIAIIGDVHDQWSAADNLALQHLKVDLVLFVGDFGNEAVEVVREVAAVSIPKAVIMGNHDAWYSASSWGKQKAPYDQSQEDRVQQQLDLLGEAHVGFSKLDFPQLDVAVVGSRPFSWGGLTWRNSQFYRDRYQIKNFEESTQQIVKSAQDTASQTLIFIAHNGPAGLGKQTESICGRDWKAEGGDYGDPDLSEAIAQTQSLGKSIPLVTFGHMHHELKIPRGKRRKLVEVREQTVYFNAACVPRVIKTAQDTKRSFSIATLRQGIVQTISLLWLNQDFAIESEELLYQA; this is encoded by the coding sequence ATGAGCCAGCAGACAGAGATGAGGATCGCTATCATCGGGGATGTTCACGATCAGTGGTCAGCAGCAGACAATTTGGCGTTACAGCACCTAAAAGTAGATTTAGTACTGTTTGTGGGAGATTTTGGCAACGAGGCGGTAGAAGTAGTCCGTGAAGTTGCTGCTGTCTCCATTCCCAAAGCAGTAATCATGGGAAATCATGATGCTTGGTATAGCGCTTCTTCTTGGGGCAAACAAAAAGCACCCTACGATCAGTCTCAAGAGGATCGAGTACAGCAGCAGCTAGATTTATTAGGTGAAGCCCACGTCGGGTTTAGTAAGCTAGATTTCCCTCAGCTTGATGTTGCGGTGGTTGGTAGTCGTCCTTTTAGCTGGGGTGGCTTGACCTGGAGAAATAGTCAGTTTTATCGCGATCGCTATCAGATTAAAAATTTTGAGGAGTCAACTCAGCAAATAGTTAAATCTGCCCAAGATACAGCCTCGCAAACTTTAATTTTTATTGCCCATAATGGCCCAGCTGGTTTAGGCAAACAGACAGAATCAATTTGTGGTCGAGACTGGAAAGCCGAAGGAGGAGATTATGGCGATCCTGACTTAAGTGAAGCGATCGCCCAGACCCAAAGTTTGGGTAAGTCTATTCCTCTGGTCACCTTTGGACATATGCACCATGAGTTAAAAATTCCCCGTGGTAAACGAAGAAAATTAGTCGAGGTACGAGAACAAACCGTATATTTCAATGCAGCCTGTGTACCTCGTGTGATTAAAACTGCTCAGGATACAAAACGGAGTTTTTCGATAGCAACCCTGCGCCAAGGAATAGTACAGACAATTTCTTTACTCTGGCTTAACCAAGATTTTGCCATTGAATCGGAAGAATTGCTGTATCAAGCTTAA
- a CDS encoding sugar transferase, protein MIDETPEILFPLSNLEDSPVVEIPERLTVLEALVFKQTVGKLLLQDIPHHQIFLDFSQTRFIDSSGIGALIANFKLAQASKVELILESVQPPVMATLSMTGLCEVLNIKSSAKWSPKESPETHPSVRSIVKRLIDILGAIVGLTITGIIFIPVAIAIKSNSQGPILFHHTRCGWMGRKFQIWKFRSMYANAEDLKQQIENQASGAFFKNDNDPRITSVGNFLRRKSLDELPQFWNVLKGDMSLVGTRPPTPEEVETYQIPEWQRLNVKPGMTGEWQVHGRSQVRNFEDVIKLDLRYQRNWNLRYDIKLILKTLMIIFSKNNGAV, encoded by the coding sequence ATGATAGACGAGACACCAGAAATCTTGTTTCCCCTATCCAATTTAGAGGATAGCCCAGTTGTAGAGATCCCAGAGCGCTTAACAGTTTTAGAAGCTTTAGTTTTTAAGCAAACTGTGGGTAAGCTACTGCTACAAGATATTCCTCATCATCAAATCTTTCTCGATTTTAGTCAAACCAGATTTATTGATAGCAGCGGGATTGGCGCGCTCATTGCCAATTTTAAGCTAGCCCAGGCGAGTAAGGTTGAATTAATTCTAGAGTCAGTGCAACCTCCTGTGATGGCTACTCTATCAATGACAGGGCTATGTGAGGTATTAAATATTAAATCCTCGGCAAAATGGTCGCCAAAAGAGTCTCCTGAAACTCATCCCTCGGTCAGATCGATTGTTAAGCGACTAATAGACATCTTGGGAGCAATCGTCGGTCTAACCATTACAGGAATCATCTTTATTCCTGTGGCGATCGCAATTAAGTCCAATAGCCAGGGGCCCATCTTGTTTCATCATACTCGCTGTGGCTGGATGGGTCGCAAGTTTCAGATTTGGAAATTTCGCTCGATGTATGCCAATGCTGAAGATCTCAAGCAACAAATTGAAAATCAAGCAAGTGGCGCTTTTTTTAAGAATGACAACGATCCTCGCATTACTTCCGTTGGCAATTTTCTGCGTCGCAAGAGTTTAGATGAGTTGCCCCAATTTTGGAATGTTCTTAAAGGAGATATGAGCCTGGTGGGGACTCGTCCGCCAACTCCTGAAGAAGTGGAAACCTATCAGATCCCAGAGTGGCAGAGACTCAACGTTAAGCCTGGCATGACTGGAGAATGGCAGGTACATGGTCGCTCTCAAGTACGCAACTTTGAAGATGTGATTAAACTAGATTTAAGATATCAGCGTAACTGGAATTTGCGCTACGACATCAAACTAATTTTAAAAACTCTGATGATTATTTTTAGTAAAAACAACGGTGCGGTTTAA
- a CDS encoding DUF3318 domain-containing protein has protein sequence MNELRRLKTLLPPELQSWVIVEGSTEVNPALIRSEEIGKDEIEIQIDLAKWDSLAIDQRNLLFWHEVARVQNDTIPKEGWEMAALAIGLGGAVGELWVQDGLLLLLAMSLCGISGYRLWQKNSSEKTVAEAIEADEKAIALALRFGYSPKNAYQSLASALKTLIEMTPSRRKRKKYEERLQALRRAATRDQAKAKEGREPIGRRDNRL, from the coding sequence ATTAATGAACTGCGTCGTTTGAAAACCTTACTTCCCCCTGAGCTGCAAAGCTGGGTAATTGTTGAAGGCTCAACCGAAGTTAATCCAGCTTTGATCCGTAGTGAAGAAATTGGCAAAGACGAGATTGAAATCCAAATTGATTTGGCTAAATGGGACAGTTTAGCGATCGACCAACGTAACCTGCTATTTTGGCACGAAGTTGCGCGGGTGCAAAATGACACCATCCCCAAAGAAGGCTGGGAAATGGCAGCTTTAGCAATTGGTTTGGGTGGTGCTGTCGGGGAATTATGGGTACAAGACGGTTTGCTGCTGTTACTCGCCATGTCCTTGTGTGGTATCTCTGGCTATCGACTCTGGCAAAAAAATAGTAGTGAAAAAACTGTTGCCGAAGCAATTGAGGCAGATGAAAAAGCGATCGCCCTGGCTCTTCGTTTTGGCTACTCTCCCAAAAATGCTTATCAAAGTCTAGCAAGCGCTTTAAAAACTTTGATCGAAATGACTCCTAGCCGTCGCAAACGCAAAAAATACGAAGAACGCTTACAAGCATTACGTCGTGCTGCTACTAGAGATCAGGCAAAGGCTAAAGAGGGAAGAGAACCGATTGGCAGAAGAGATAACCGCCTGTAA
- a CDS encoding TIGR03279 family radical SAM protein, producing the protein MSQSTVQPAKISRVLPDSIAAEIGFEVGDAIVSINQTQPRDLIDYRFLCSDEYLELEVIDTAGDLHQIEIEKDYDDDLGLEFETALFDGLIQCNNHCPFCFIDQQPPGKRQSLYLKDDDYRLSFLYGSYLTLTNLTEKEWRRIEQMRLSPLFVSIHATEPEIRTRLLKNERAGLIMSQLQWFQERRLQIHAQVVVCPGINDGEHLARTLLDLASFHQGEIPAVASAAVVPVGLTRFRPAEDELIPVSQQQAIAVIEQVQQLQDKFKQQFGSTFAWLADEWFLIARQDIPAESHYEDYPQIGNGVGSIRLFLKQFQSTAQEMLPKSIDRPRRFTWVVGNAVEQAFQPLVNQLNQVEGLEINLVALNSQYWGQEITVTGLLTGQDILAGLSAKDLGDGVLLPSLMLKHDDTKFLDDLTVADVSNQLAIPILPVSGVEELINRCVD; encoded by the coding sequence ATGAGTCAAAGTACCGTTCAACCAGCCAAAATTAGCCGTGTATTGCCAGATTCGATCGCCGCCGAAATTGGGTTTGAAGTTGGGGATGCGATCGTTTCGATTAACCAGACTCAGCCACGGGATTTGATTGATTATCGTTTCCTCTGTAGTGATGAATATCTGGAATTAGAAGTAATCGATACAGCAGGCGATTTGCATCAGATTGAGATTGAAAAGGATTACGATGATGATCTGGGGCTAGAATTTGAAACGGCTTTATTCGATGGTCTAATTCAGTGTAATAATCACTGTCCTTTTTGCTTTATCGATCAGCAACCTCCTGGTAAACGACAAAGTCTCTACTTGAAAGATGATGACTATCGTTTGAGCTTTTTATATGGCAGCTATCTAACTCTCACCAACCTGACAGAAAAAGAATGGCGACGGATTGAACAGATGCGCCTGTCTCCGCTGTTTGTGTCGATACACGCCACTGAACCAGAAATTAGAACTAGACTGCTGAAAAACGAGCGCGCAGGGCTAATTATGTCTCAACTGCAATGGTTTCAGGAGAGACGTTTACAAATTCATGCTCAAGTAGTTGTTTGTCCTGGCATTAATGATGGCGAACATCTAGCCAGAACTTTATTAGATTTAGCTTCTTTCCATCAAGGAGAAATACCTGCTGTTGCTTCCGCTGCGGTTGTTCCCGTGGGCTTAACCCGTTTTCGCCCCGCAGAAGATGAACTAATACCTGTCAGTCAACAACAAGCGATCGCCGTAATTGAACAGGTACAGCAATTACAGGACAAGTTTAAACAGCAGTTTGGCAGCACTTTTGCTTGGTTAGCGGATGAATGGTTTCTCATCGCCCGTCAAGATATTCCCGCAGAATCACACTATGAAGACTATCCTCAAATTGGTAATGGTGTTGGTTCAATCCGCTTGTTCCTTAAACAGTTTCAAAGTACCGCCCAAGAAATGTTACCCAAGTCAATAGATCGACCTCGTCGTTTTACCTGGGTGGTAGGCAATGCAGTAGAACAGGCTTTTCAACCCTTAGTAAACCAACTTAATCAGGTAGAGGGTTTAGAGATTAACCTAGTGGCATTAAATAGCCAATATTGGGGACAGGAAATTACCGTCACGGGTTTATTAACAGGACAGGATATTCTGGCTGGTTTGTCAGCAAAAGATCTAGGAGACGGCGTATTACTACCTTCTTTAATGCTTAAGCATGATGACACCAAATTCCTAGATGATTTGACTGTTGCTGATGTTAGTAATCAGTTAGCAATACCCATTTTGCCTGTCAGCGGTGTGGAAGAATTAATTAATCGATGTGTTGATTAA
- a CDS encoding undecaprenyl-diphosphate phosphatase: MSRKTNKYTSLLYFLGFGLIFSLIFNQLDHNLALASSPELLTQNPKTAGTTQVNLFQAIVLGFVQGATEFIPISSTAHLKAIPVFFGWDDPGVSFTAVIQLGSIAAVISYFWSDLSQIVKGIIKAIRHSNYESQDFLLAVGLALGSLPLIFAGLLLTIFEPPIYETVFRSMPSIAIVSIVMASLLALAEYVGTQKRNFEDLTVKDGVLIGFAQALAIIPGVSRSGSTMTASLFNNIDRASAARFSFLLGIPAITAAGLVGLKDLIDTGGGDAGFLPLIAGLISSTVFSYLAIAWLLEFLKRRSTWVFVWYRLGFGVFILVALALGWIKG, from the coding sequence ATGTCTAGAAAGACCAACAAGTATACGAGTCTACTTTATTTTTTAGGCTTTGGTCTTATATTTAGCCTTATTTTTAATCAGTTAGATCATAATTTAGCTCTGGCAAGCTCACCAGAACTTTTAACCCAAAACCCTAAAACAGCAGGAACAACGCAGGTAAATCTGTTCCAGGCGATCGTGTTGGGATTTGTCCAGGGAGCGACAGAGTTTATCCCCATCAGTAGTACTGCGCATTTAAAAGCCATTCCCGTATTTTTTGGCTGGGACGATCCTGGGGTTTCTTTTACGGCTGTGATTCAGCTTGGGAGTATTGCTGCGGTTATCTCTTATTTTTGGTCAGATTTAAGTCAGATTGTCAAAGGAATAATTAAAGCAATTCGCCATTCTAATTATGAATCTCAAGATTTTTTGTTAGCGGTAGGATTAGCGTTAGGTTCACTCCCACTTATTTTTGCTGGTTTGTTGCTGACAATTTTTGAACCGCCAATTTATGAAACAGTTTTTAGAAGTATGCCCTCAATTGCGATTGTTTCGATTGTGATGGCTTCCTTGTTAGCTTTGGCAGAATATGTAGGGACTCAAAAACGTAATTTTGAAGATTTGACAGTCAAAGACGGGGTTTTAATTGGTTTTGCTCAAGCTTTAGCAATTATACCTGGAGTGTCTCGTTCTGGTTCGACAATGACTGCCAGTTTATTTAATAATATCGATCGCGCCTCAGCAGCCAGATTTTCTTTTCTGTTAGGAATTCCGGCAATTACTGCTGCTGGATTAGTTGGGTTAAAAGACTTAATCGATACTGGTGGAGGTGATGCGGGATTTTTGCCTTTAATTGCTGGCTTAATCTCTTCAACAGTATTTTCTTATTTAGCGATCGCCTGGTTATTAGAATTTCTCAAGAGAAGAAGTACTTGGGTGTTTGTTTGGTATCGATTAGGATTTGGCGTATTTATCTTGGTTGCTCTGGCGCTGGGATGGATTAAAGGATAA
- a CDS encoding pentapeptide repeat-containing protein has translation MTTSNTKQIISTDKFNQLLSIIDPKEREILEILIGSDLTQVKFSSPAYLGGFNLSDAVLENLDLISCQIYNCNLTRASLRNSKLYKANIRKNDLTDSNFTKADLTQARFDESQLVNTNFEQAILEGADFSQVKLLKNVSFRQANLSKSNLRGYDAREPKVYLDLSSSDLKEANLKGALYDSHTIFPKGFDPQAAGAYFITAGVSLSNTDLSFTNLAEAHLSGADLSGANLTGARIASANLNGANLTEVTLSYEKARFDRDLYANVHLEGAILHRATIIGIKPDNTCMNLDGIDLTEARIIDCSFTYCDMNGAKLINLRLDGTDFHDAKLRGANFANSSLRGCNFSRADLRGVNFENADLSGASLFDANLTNTDLSKANLNGVDLSKTILDNTKLPV, from the coding sequence ATGACTACCAGTAATACAAAGCAAATTATTAGTACTGATAAGTTTAATCAATTGTTATCGATAATTGACCCTAAAGAGCGCGAGATTCTCGAGATTCTAATTGGTTCAGATTTAACTCAAGTTAAATTTTCTTCTCCTGCTTATTTAGGGGGTTTTAATTTATCTGATGCTGTTTTGGAAAACTTAGATTTGATCAGTTGCCAGATATATAACTGTAACCTGACTAGGGCATCACTAAGAAATTCCAAGCTGTACAAAGCAAATATACGAAAGAATGACTTAACAGACTCTAATTTTACTAAAGCTGACCTCACTCAAGCTAGATTTGATGAAAGCCAATTGGTTAATACTAATTTTGAGCAAGCAATTTTAGAAGGGGCAGATTTTAGCCAAGTAAAATTACTCAAAAATGTTAGTTTTCGACAAGCAAACCTCAGTAAGTCAAATTTAAGAGGTTACGATGCTCGAGAACCAAAAGTATATTTAGATTTAAGTAGTTCGGATTTAAAAGAAGCTAATTTAAAAGGAGCTTTGTATGATTCACATACTATATTTCCCAAAGGATTTGATCCCCAAGCAGCAGGAGCATATTTCATAACTGCTGGTGTTTCCTTATCGAACACGGATTTAAGTTTTACTAATTTAGCTGAAGCTCATCTTAGTGGTGCAGATCTTAGTGGTGCTAACTTGACTGGAGCAAGAATTGCATCCGCCAACTTAAATGGGGCTAATCTTACTGAAGTAACTTTGAGCTATGAAAAAGCTAGGTTTGATAGAGATTTATACGCAAATGTTCATTTAGAAGGAGCTATCTTACACCGAGCAACAATTATTGGCATAAAGCCAGATAATACTTGTATGAATCTTGATGGAATAGATTTAACCGAAGCCAGAATAATAGACTGTTCATTTACTTACTGTGATATGAACGGCGCAAAACTAATCAACCTGCGCTTGGATGGTACTGATTTTCATGATGCCAAACTTAGGGGAGCTAATTTTGCTAATAGCAGCTTACGAGGATGTAATTTTAGTAGGGCTGATTTGAGAGGAGTAAATTTTGAGAATGCCGATCTAAGTGGTGCAAGCTTATTTGATGCCAATTTAACCAATACCGACTTGTCAAAAGCTAATCTGAATGGAGTTGATTTAAGTAAAACTATACTCGACAATACAAAGTTACCAGTTTAA
- a CDS encoding AAA-like domain-containing protein, protein MNLDRLLETIDRQLIDHQDRPLHATEILILRGNWQFKTYNQIALEADYSPGYFTTVVAPELYQRLSQLIGQRVTKKNCRVLLESYVATNPVVSAPETAKQDLTRSFQINPDALPCYPSGSVPLDSPFYLERFAVEEQVEREIRKPGALIRIKAPREMGKTSLLLRILDYANQHNYRTVSLNLEQADQAILEDLNQFLRWLCANISRQLGRKPMLDEYWDEDMGSKISSTLYLQDYILESIDTPLVLALDEVNQVFEHPQVAKDFLPLLRSWYEEAKRLPIWQKLRLIVIHSTEIYVPLQLNQSPFNVGLPIQLEDFNLAQVQQLAQRYGLNWEDGVLGKQLMSMVGGHPALVNLALYHLSRQEITMSQLLEAAPTAMGIYAHHLQRHWATLKRQPELDQALDTVFKAREPVTLDPIIAYKLSSMGVIKQLGDKAIAGCELYRRYF, encoded by the coding sequence ATGAATCTCGATCGTCTTCTTGAGACAATTGACCGTCAACTAATTGACCACCAAGATCGTCCTCTTCATGCCACAGAAATTCTGATTTTGCGGGGAAATTGGCAGTTCAAAACCTACAACCAAATTGCTCTAGAGGCAGATTATAGTCCTGGCTATTTTACTACTGTTGTTGCCCCTGAATTATATCAGCGGCTTTCGCAACTTATCGGTCAGCGCGTGACCAAAAAGAACTGTCGGGTGTTATTAGAGTCTTATGTCGCAACTAATCCAGTGGTTTCTGCTCCTGAAACCGCCAAGCAAGATCTAACTAGATCTTTCCAGATTAACCCAGATGCTTTACCCTGCTACCCTAGTGGCTCAGTACCTTTAGACTCTCCCTTTTATCTCGAACGCTTTGCTGTTGAGGAGCAAGTAGAGCGAGAAATTAGGAAACCAGGGGCCTTAATTAGAATTAAAGCTCCCAGAGAAATGGGTAAAACTTCACTGTTATTAAGAATTCTCGACTATGCTAATCAGCACAACTACCGTACCGTTAGCCTAAATCTTGAGCAAGCCGATCAAGCAATTTTAGAAGATTTAAATCAATTTTTGCGCTGGCTGTGTGCCAATATTAGCCGTCAACTTGGACGCAAACCGATGCTAGATGAGTATTGGGATGAAGATATGGGCAGTAAAATTAGCTCGACCCTTTATCTACAGGATTACATACTAGAGTCAATTGATACTCCCTTGGTCTTGGCGTTGGATGAAGTCAATCAGGTTTTTGAACATCCCCAAGTAGCGAAAGATTTTTTGCCTTTATTGCGTTCGTGGTATGAAGAGGCAAAAAGACTGCCTATTTGGCAAAAGCTGCGACTAATTGTAATTCACTCAACCGAAATTTATGTCCCGCTTCAGCTCAATCAGTCACCGTTTAATGTCGGGTTACCAATTCAGTTAGAAGATTTTAATTTAGCCCAAGTACAGCAGTTAGCTCAACGTTATGGACTCAACTGGGAAGATGGTGTTTTAGGTAAACAGCTAATGTCTATGGTCGGTGGACATCCTGCACTGGTTAACTTGGCTCTCTATCATCTTAGTCGGCAAGAAATAACTATGTCGCAACTGCTAGAAGCTGCTCCTACGGCTATGGGAATTTATGCTCATCACTTGCAACGTCATTGGGCAACCTTGAAAAGACAGCCTGAATTAGACCAGGCGCTTGATACTGTTTTCAAGGCGAGGGAGCCTGTTACCTTAGATCCAATCATCGCTTATAAGCTTAGTAGTATGGGGGTTATTAAGCAATTAGGCGATAAAGCGATCGCAGGTTGTGAATTATATCGGCGGTATTTTTGA